The Parashewanella tropica genome window below encodes:
- a CDS encoding AAA family ATPase produces the protein MKVYYSTSPIYEDITGIFLRLDNVGTYYSSPWDDFGYTVTFDIYAVRENQESHITLGRIKLLTKDHDDTSKYFEENGTKTDSKSLIEITDILEPERFVSLGTDLDYYRKIQAYFDSEESVDDYLSVLCDLSFNSSNYEEISQWEGFSFTIMRDSSAKLAIYKKGYAIARGRYEPEHNFSIEIDSLPETFEPVDFSFDAKRKIGESRINLLIGKNGVGKTHILRHITEIISGFGNEPSKWPFFHKLLVIAFSPFENFYTKTQILELLDKKRKKKTKKNDKSKKRKLLAINEYAYIGFRNEGGSFDLNLPNELSAKSIENILSYDNENNWWDTNNRLKTLFSTLKLSIDFDEIRLISKNESEITLNADSKINPKNFKHPINYVKGIRFYLRGEQVELSSGQLIYSYMIPSIVSEIKEESLIILDEPELYLHPSMEIGLIEMLRRLLKETSSYALIASHSSVLAREIEKNSIRILRKTNGKTIVSPPSFETYGASLEKISKEVFDDSITDKPFEDDLDKLVKSTKSIEKVIQKHGGDLGDSALIYLASKATEDNEEKIELTKE, from the coding sequence ATGAAAGTTTATTATTCAACAAGCCCTATTTATGAAGATATTACAGGCATCTTTTTAAGATTAGATAATGTAGGTACCTACTATTCATCTCCTTGGGATGACTTTGGTTACACTGTAACCTTCGATATTTATGCCGTGAGAGAAAATCAAGAGTCACACATCACTCTTGGCCGTATCAAGCTCTTAACAAAAGACCATGATGATACGTCAAAATATTTTGAGGAAAATGGAACAAAAACCGACAGTAAATCGTTAATAGAAATTACAGATATTCTAGAGCCTGAAAGGTTCGTATCATTAGGTACGGATTTAGATTACTACCGAAAAATCCAAGCATATTTTGACTCAGAAGAGTCAGTAGATGATTATTTATCCGTACTTTGTGATTTAAGTTTTAACTCATCCAATTATGAAGAAATTTCTCAATGGGAAGGTTTCTCTTTCACCATTATGAGAGATAGTTCTGCAAAACTTGCAATCTACAAGAAAGGGTATGCTATAGCTAGAGGTCGTTATGAGCCAGAGCATAATTTCTCTATTGAAATAGATTCTTTGCCCGAAACATTTGAGCCTGTTGATTTTTCATTTGATGCAAAACGGAAAATAGGTGAATCTCGTATTAACTTGTTAATAGGTAAAAATGGAGTGGGTAAAACGCATATATTAAGGCATATAACAGAGATAATCTCTGGCTTTGGTAATGAACCTAGTAAGTGGCCATTTTTTCATAAATTACTCGTTATAGCTTTCTCTCCATTCGAAAATTTTTACACAAAAACTCAAATTCTAGAGCTGCTTGATAAAAAGCGCAAAAAGAAAACTAAAAAGAATGATAAAAGTAAGAAAAGAAAATTGCTTGCGATTAATGAGTACGCCTATATCGGCTTCAGAAATGAAGGTGGAAGCTTTGATTTAAATTTGCCTAATGAGCTATCCGCTAAATCAATTGAAAATATTCTTTCGTATGATAATGAAAACAACTGGTGGGATACTAATAATCGACTAAAAACACTATTTAGTACCCTCAAGCTTTCGATTGATTTCGATGAAATCAGGCTTATAAGTAAGAATGAAAGTGAGATTACTCTCAACGCTGATTCAAAAATTAACCCAAAGAATTTTAAACACCCTATAAATTATGTCAAAGGTATAAGGTTTTACTTGAGAGGCGAGCAAGTTGAACTCAGTTCCGGTCAACTGATATACTCGTATATGATCCCTTCAATTGTCTCCGAAATAAAAGAGGAAAGTTTAATAATATTAGATGAGCCTGAGTTATATTTACATCCTAGTATGGAAATTGGGCTTATAGAAATGTTAAGACGCTTATTAAAAGAAACCTCATCGTATGCTCTTATTGCAAGCCACTCTTCAGTTTTAGCTAGAGAAATTGAAAAAAACAGTATTAGAATATTAAGAAAAACTAATGGTAAAACAATTGTTTCTCCACCTAGCTTTGAAACTTATGGTGCTTCTTTAGAAAAAATTTCCAAAGAAGTATTTGATGATTCTATTACCGATAAGCCATTCGAAGATGATTTAGATAAATTAGTTAAGTCAACAAAAAGTATAGAAAAAGTGATACAAAAGCACGGAGGAGATCTTGGCGATTCTGCTCTGATCTACTTAGCCTCGAAAGCTACTGAAGACAATGAAGAAAAGATCGAGTTGACTAAAGAATAA
- the ushA gene encoding bifunctional UDP-sugar hydrolase/5'-nucleotidase UshA, with protein MKTNLIKGLVATAVLAALTGCNDSNSKNEPRTCADAGDQCVKFTILHTNDNHGRFWENKYGEYGMAARKTKVDEIRAEVRSDGGETLLLSGGDINTGVPESDLQDAEPDFIGMNRIQYDAMAVGNHEFDNPLDVLEKQRKWADFPMLAANIYHKVDGKLERMFDAYKVFEMKGVKVAVIGLTTKDTKTLGNPEYIKDIVFTDEQEEIKKVIKEIKDGKKADLIFATTHMGHFADGKHGINAPGDVALARALEEGLLHGIIGGHSQNPVCMEGVNKAVAKYIPGSECKPDQQNGTYIMQAHEWGKYVGRADFEYFDGKLNLASYKLEPINLKVKDSNGNRVLVADPIYPDVALRDELKQYQDKGQDKLNEVIGHTDGKLEGDRSVVRTQQTNMGQLIAEAQRTKVNADFAVMNSGGVRESIETGDITYRDVLTVQPFGNTITKSTMTGAQVTEYLNVVATVDIGAKGAGAYPQLAGIKMSVDCSAKKVTITDINGKGYSADANYTFTVPSYNAAGGDGYPKLTPVNTGYVDAEVLYTFIKAKKDILVSDFAPVDGDIQFLNSNSTKACKK; from the coding sequence ATGAAAACTAATTTAATTAAAGGGTTGGTAGCTACAGCTGTTCTAGCCGCATTAACGGGTTGTAATGATTCAAATTCTAAGAATGAGCCTAGAACCTGTGCCGATGCTGGTGATCAGTGCGTTAAATTTACTATTCTACATACCAATGATAATCATGGCCGCTTTTGGGAAAACAAATACGGCGAGTATGGTATGGCTGCTCGTAAAACTAAAGTTGATGAAATTCGTGCAGAAGTAAGATCTGATGGCGGTGAGACACTATTGTTGTCTGGTGGTGATATCAATACAGGTGTTCCTGAGTCAGATTTACAAGATGCAGAACCTGATTTCATAGGCATGAATCGTATTCAATATGATGCAATGGCAGTGGGCAACCATGAATTCGATAATCCTCTAGATGTTTTAGAGAAACAACGTAAGTGGGCTGACTTCCCAATGCTTGCTGCCAACATTTATCACAAGGTAGATGGCAAGCTTGAGCGCATGTTTGATGCGTATAAAGTGTTTGAAATGAAAGGCGTTAAAGTTGCTGTAATCGGCTTAACGACTAAAGATACTAAGACACTAGGTAACCCTGAATACATCAAAGACATAGTGTTCACTGATGAGCAAGAAGAGATCAAGAAAGTCATCAAAGAAATTAAAGACGGCAAAAAAGCTGACTTAATTTTTGCCACAACTCACATGGGACATTTTGCTGACGGCAAACATGGTATCAATGCTCCAGGTGATGTTGCGTTAGCTCGTGCATTAGAAGAAGGACTGTTGCACGGTATTATTGGTGGTCATTCACAAAATCCTGTTTGTATGGAAGGCGTTAATAAGGCTGTCGCAAAATACATCCCAGGTTCAGAGTGTAAACCCGATCAACAGAATGGTACTTATATCATGCAAGCGCATGAGTGGGGTAAGTATGTTGGACGTGCTGACTTTGAATACTTTGATGGCAAGCTAAATCTAGCTAGCTATAAGCTTGAGCCTATTAATTTAAAAGTTAAAGATTCAAACGGTAATCGAGTATTAGTGGCTGATCCTATCTACCCAGATGTTGCACTTCGTGATGAGCTAAAACAATATCAAGATAAAGGCCAAGATAAATTAAATGAAGTTATAGGTCACACTGACGGTAAGTTAGAAGGTGATCGCAGCGTAGTTCGTACTCAACAAACCAATATGGGTCAGTTAATCGCAGAAGCACAGCGTACTAAAGTTAATGCTGACTTTGCAGTTATGAACTCTGGTGGTGTACGTGAATCAATTGAAACTGGTGATATTACTTACAGAGATGTATTAACGGTTCAACCTTTTGGAAATACTATTACTAAGAGCACTATGACTGGTGCACAAGTAACAGAATATCTGAATGTGGTTGCTACCGTTGATATTGGTGCAAAAGGCGCGGGTGCATACCCACAATTGGCTGGCATTAAAATGAGTGTTGATTGTTCGGCTAAAAAAGTAACCATTACTGATATCAATGGTAAAGGTTATTCAGCAGATGCTAACTACACCTTCACTGTTCCTAGCTATAATGCTGCTGGTGGTGATGGTTATCCAAAACTTACTCCTGTTAACACTGGCTATGTTGATGCTGAAGTTCTTTATACTTTCATTAAAGCCAAGAAAGACATTCTTGTATCTGACTTTGCTCCAGTGGATGGTGATATCCAATTCCTAAACTCTAATAGCACTAAAGCTTGTAAGA
- a CDS encoding HNH endonuclease → MKYLKALKHPDDLGWLELAISSRKKEVSSLKFIKPDITKRYKGYDSEITKFEECPADTVFPCDEDKELLIDFYEHAPKKLNEEIIKRRNKHELKDCPYCGMPLRPLTLDHFIPKSTWPEYSILPNNLVPQCRGCAPIKGEKYFDDANKQCLFISPIYSDLLEKVSLKINVTFVKSTNKYDFEVIFCVNSNIEEDDENRLVSHIKTLKVKSRIELYCKETVIDLINSCEAKKFNLRMVLQSRKEEKFVDENSVRDWQTALYLGLLDNIDFFKYLESLMPNKKTGKKAKIASKALEI, encoded by the coding sequence ATGAAATATTTAAAAGCATTAAAGCACCCTGATGATTTAGGTTGGCTAGAGCTTGCTATATCGAGCAGAAAAAAAGAAGTATCTTCGTTAAAATTCATTAAACCTGATATCACAAAAAGGTATAAAGGATATGATTCTGAAATTACCAAGTTTGAAGAATGTCCGGCAGATACCGTTTTTCCTTGCGATGAAGATAAGGAATTATTAATTGATTTTTATGAGCATGCGCCTAAAAAACTTAATGAAGAAATAATTAAAAGAAGAAATAAGCATGAGTTAAAAGACTGTCCGTATTGCGGCATGCCATTGAGGCCGTTAACACTTGACCATTTTATTCCGAAGTCAACATGGCCAGAATACTCTATTTTACCTAATAATTTAGTTCCACAATGCAGAGGATGTGCTCCGATAAAAGGCGAAAAATATTTTGATGATGCTAATAAGCAATGTCTTTTTATTAGTCCAATATATTCCGATTTACTAGAGAAAGTTAGTTTGAAAATTAATGTTACTTTTGTAAAATCAACTAATAAATATGACTTTGAAGTTATTTTTTGTGTTAATTCCAATATTGAAGAGGATGATGAAAACAGATTGGTAAGTCATATTAAAACTCTAAAAGTTAAAAGTAGGATTGAGCTGTACTGTAAGGAAACAGTAATTGATTTAATAAATAGTTGTGAAGCAAAAAAATTCAATTTACGGATGGTATTACAATCGAGAAAAGAAGAAAAATTTGTAGATGAAAATAGCGTAAGAGATTGGCAAACTGCTTTATATCTAGGCTTATTGGATAATATAGACTTCTTCAAATATTTAGAATCTTTAATGCCTAATAAAAAAACGGGAAAAAAAGCAAAAATAGCTTCCAAAGCACTAGAAATTTAG
- a CDS encoding alpha/beta hydrolase — MSFDPKQAIVIEPKTPATATVIWLHGLGDSGAGFAPVVPMLGLSENHSIRFIFPHAPEQAVTINGGFVMRSWYDIKSMDLLDRADIEGVKESEQRVHQFIQSQLDEGIESNKIILAGFSQGGVMSLFTGLRYPKPLAGIMALSCYLPNGDALPEGVSEANKSTPMLQHHGEQDPVVPIGAGEMAYKALTAAGYSSQWQTFMMPHSVLPEQLMIIGDWIKQRLYD; from the coding sequence ATGTCATTTGATCCAAAACAAGCTATTGTGATCGAGCCTAAAACACCTGCTACAGCAACGGTTATTTGGTTACATGGTCTTGGAGATTCAGGCGCAGGTTTTGCGCCTGTAGTACCTATGCTTGGGCTATCTGAAAATCACTCTATTCGCTTTATTTTTCCTCATGCACCAGAACAAGCCGTTACTATCAATGGTGGTTTTGTCATGCGCTCTTGGTATGACATCAAAAGTATGGATTTACTCGATCGTGCTGACATTGAAGGCGTGAAAGAATCAGAGCAACGAGTACATCAGTTTATCCAATCTCAATTGGATGAAGGGATTGAGTCAAACAAGATCATCTTAGCTGGGTTTAGCCAAGGTGGTGTAATGAGCCTGTTTACTGGATTACGTTATCCAAAACCTCTGGCAGGGATTATGGCGTTGTCTTGCTATTTACCAAATGGTGATGCTTTGCCTGAAGGTGTAAGTGAAGCCAATAAGTCGACACCAATGTTGCAACATCATGGAGAGCAAGATCCTGTGGTTCCTATAGGTGCTGGTGAAATGGCTTATAAAGCCTTAACGGCGGCTGGATATTCATCACAATGGCAGACATTTATGATGCCACATAGTGTATTACCTGAGCAACTCATGATCATAGGAGATTGGATTAAACAACGTCTTTATGACTAA